A single window of Martelella sp. NC20 DNA harbors:
- a CDS encoding HAD family hydrolase yields the protein MAAKPLIIFDCDGVLVDSEPISLAVLREALATEGISICDEDARRLFLGRSLATMLAVVKQDFGATLGDGFLERLRRELYARFRRDLKPTEGIAEAWTALAAEGYGWCVASSSQPERIRLSLEIAGLLPRFEPPIFSASMVENGKPAPDLFLYAASRMKRSREECLVIEDSLAGIAAAKAAGMRVFAYVGASHAQSSDYRAQIAALDPDLMFDAMDILVQRAAKV from the coding sequence ATGGCCGCAAAGCCGCTCATCATTTTCGATTGCGACGGGGTGCTGGTCGACAGCGAGCCGATTTCGCTCGCGGTCTTGCGGGAGGCGCTGGCCACCGAGGGCATCAGCATTTGCGATGAGGATGCGCGGCGGCTTTTTCTCGGCCGCTCGCTTGCCACCATGCTTGCAGTCGTCAAGCAGGATTTCGGCGCGACGCTTGGCGACGGGTTTCTGGAGCGGCTGAGACGCGAACTCTACGCCCGCTTCCGCCGCGATCTGAAGCCGACGGAGGGCATTGCCGAAGCCTGGACAGCACTTGCGGCGGAAGGCTATGGCTGGTGCGTTGCCTCCTCGTCCCAACCCGAGCGCATCCGGCTTTCGCTGGAGATCGCGGGGCTTCTGCCCCGGTTCGAACCGCCGATCTTCTCCGCCTCGATGGTGGAGAACGGCAAGCCCGCGCCGGATCTTTTCCTTTACGCGGCAAGCCGGATGAAGCGGTCGCGGGAGGAATGTCTGGTGATCGAGGACAGCCTCGCGGGTATTGCCGCGGCGAAGGCCGCGGGCATGCGGGTTTTCGCCTATGTCGGCGCCAGCCACGCACAATCATCCGACTACCGTGCGCAGATCGCGGCGCTTGACCCCGACCTAATGTTTGACGCCATGGACATTCTCGTCCAACGTGCGGCAAAAGTCTGA
- the ahcY gene encoding adenosylhomocysteinase gives MTNDYLVADIALADYGRKEIDIAETEMPGLMAARAEFGDSQPLKGARISGSLHMTIQTAVLIETLKALGADVRWASCNIFSTQDHAAAAIAASGTPVYAVKGETLAEYWTYTDQIFQWTDGGQSSMILDDGGDATMYILIGARAEAGEDVLSKPGSEEEEVLFAQIKKRMEASPGFFTKQREALLGVTEETTTGVNRLYQLAKKGQLPFPAINVNDSVTKSKFDNKYGCKESLVDGIRRATDVMMAGKVAVVCGYGDVGKGSAASLSGAGARVKVTEADPICALQAAMDGFEVVLLEDVVASADIFVTTTGNKDIIRIEHMRAMKDMAIVGNIGHFDNEIQISSLRNYTWTNVKPQVDMISFPDGKRILLLSEGRLLNLGNATGHPSFVMSASFTNQVLAQMEIFQNHDKYENTVHVLPKHLDEKVARLHLDKLGAKLTVLSEEQAAYIGVTPEGPFKPEHYRY, from the coding sequence ATGACAAACGACTATCTCGTCGCCGATATCGCGCTTGCCGATTACGGCCGCAAGGAAATCGACATTGCCGAAACCGAGATGCCGGGCCTGATGGCCGCGCGCGCCGAATTCGGCGACAGCCAGCCGCTGAAGGGCGCACGTATTTCCGGTTCGCTGCACATGACGATCCAGACCGCAGTGCTGATCGAGACGCTGAAGGCGCTTGGCGCCGATGTGCGCTGGGCCTCCTGCAACATCTTCTCCACCCAGGACCATGCCGCCGCCGCGATTGCCGCTTCCGGAACGCCGGTCTACGCCGTCAAGGGCGAGACGCTTGCGGAATACTGGACCTATACCGACCAGATCTTCCAGTGGACCGATGGCGGTCAGTCGAGCATGATCCTCGACGATGGCGGCGACGCCACCATGTATATCCTGATCGGCGCCCGCGCCGAGGCCGGCGAGGACGTGTTGTCGAAGCCCGGCTCCGAGGAAGAGGAAGTGCTGTTCGCGCAAATCAAAAAGCGCATGGAAGCCTCTCCCGGCTTCTTTACCAAACAGCGCGAAGCCCTTCTGGGCGTGACCGAAGAAACCACCACCGGCGTCAACCGTCTCTACCAGCTTGCGAAGAAGGGCCAACTCCCCTTCCCGGCGATCAACGTCAATGATTCGGTCACCAAGTCGAAATTCGACAACAAGTATGGCTGCAAGGAATCGCTGGTCGACGGCATCCGCCGCGCAACCGATGTGATGATGGCCGGCAAGGTCGCCGTCGTCTGCGGTTACGGCGATGTCGGCAAGGGCTCGGCCGCCTCGCTTTCCGGCGCGGGTGCCCGCGTCAAGGTGACGGAAGCCGATCCGATCTGCGCGCTTCAGGCGGCGATGGACGGGTTTGAAGTGGTGCTGCTGGAAGACGTGGTCGCGAGCGCGGATATCTTCGTCACCACCACCGGCAACAAGGACATCATCCGCATCGAGCATATGCGCGCGATGAAGGATATGGCGATCGTCGGCAATATCGGCCATTTCGACAACGAGATCCAGATTTCCTCGCTGCGCAATTACACATGGACCAATGTGAAGCCGCAGGTCGACATGATCTCGTTTCCCGACGGCAAGCGCATCCTGCTTCTGTCGGAAGGTCGCCTGCTGAACCTCGGCAACGCCACCGGCCATCCGTCCTTCGTGATGTCGGCCTCGTTCACCAACCAGGTGCTGGCCCAGATGGAAATCTTCCAGAACCACGACAAGTACGAAAACACGGTCCACGTTCTGCCGAAACATCTCGACGAAAAGGTCGCCCGCCTGCATCTCGACAAGCTCGGCGCGAAGCTGACGGTGCTGTCGGAAGAACAGGCCGCCTATATCGGCGTGACGCCTGAGGGTCCGTTCAAGCCGGAACACTACCGCTACTGA
- a CDS encoding FGGY-family carbohydrate kinase, with amino-acid sequence MRDHVIAVDVGTASVRAGVFDAAGVMLAREAAPLRLKRAGPRRGEYCSEDIWQMTAGAVVAARKAAGIAAERIAGLAFGATCSLVLLGRDGRPLALSEDDTGPFDTIAWFDHRAADEAALLSGFDHEAVRHSGGSVSPEMQVPKLAWLKRHRPDLWDQAGAFFDLADYLTFRATGNDRRSLSTLAAKWFYRGDHVLPWPGDLLDRVGLSDLRDKAGVPASVLAPGDAAGRLTAAAARDLGLDDDVVVAAGLIDAYAGALGALPPPGLKADGELALIGGTSSCIVGYAGRPAFAPSLWGPYFSALYPGKWLFEAGQSATGGLLNHLLEVHSAGGIATEEQHGRVIARIEEMLAEHGPGFADGLDILPDFHGSRSPFADPSMTGMVAGLTLDGSFDGLCRLYWRASVAIALSLRQILALLTENGIPATRLHLAGGHRRNPLLTRLYADATGLPVAISPTEDVVLLGSAIHAATAAGLADSLGAAARTMQAAPLEIKPDPALSDYYAGQYRRLEILQRCREDLKSVR; translated from the coding sequence ATGCGCGATCATGTGATTGCGGTCGATGTCGGCACGGCAAGCGTCAGGGCGGGCGTGTTCGATGCTGCAGGCGTAATGCTTGCCCGCGAGGCCGCTCCGCTGCGGTTGAAACGTGCCGGCCCCCGGCGCGGCGAATATTGCTCCGAAGACATTTGGCAGATGACGGCGGGCGCAGTGGTCGCGGCCCGCAAGGCAGCCGGCATCGCGGCCGAAAGGATCGCGGGTCTCGCCTTCGGCGCCACCTGCTCGCTGGTGCTTCTGGGGCGCGACGGCCGCCCGCTGGCGCTGTCCGAAGACGACACCGGTCCGTTCGACACCATCGCCTGGTTCGATCACCGCGCCGCCGATGAGGCAGCGCTTCTCAGCGGTTTCGACCATGAGGCGGTGCGCCATTCCGGCGGCTCGGTGTCGCCGGAAATGCAGGTTCCGAAACTGGCATGGCTGAAGCGCCACCGGCCGGACCTATGGGATCAGGCCGGCGCCTTCTTCGACCTCGCCGATTACCTCACCTTCCGCGCCACCGGCAACGATCGGCGGTCGCTGTCCACACTTGCGGCCAAATGGTTCTATCGCGGCGATCACGTTCTTCCCTGGCCGGGCGACCTTCTGGACCGGGTAGGCCTGTCCGACCTGCGCGACAAGGCGGGCGTCCCGGCATCCGTGCTGGCGCCGGGGGATGCTGCGGGACGGCTGACGGCGGCGGCGGCCCGAGATCTCGGGCTGGACGACGACGTGGTGGTCGCCGCTGGCCTCATCGATGCCTATGCCGGCGCGCTCGGCGCGCTGCCGCCGCCCGGCCTGAAAGCCGATGGCGAACTCGCCCTGATCGGCGGCACATCGAGCTGCATCGTCGGCTATGCCGGCCGGCCCGCCTTCGCGCCAAGCCTCTGGGGACCCTATTTTTCCGCGCTCTATCCCGGGAAATGGCTGTTCGAGGCGGGCCAGTCGGCGACCGGCGGCCTGCTCAACCACCTGCTGGAAGTCCACAGCGCCGGCGGCATCGCCACCGAGGAGCAGCATGGTCGGGTGATTGCCCGGATCGAGGAAATGCTTGCCGAACATGGCCCCGGCTTTGCCGACGGCCTCGACATCCTGCCCGATTTTCACGGCAGCCGTTCCCCCTTCGCCGATCCCTCGATGACCGGCATGGTCGCGGGATTGACGCTCGACGGAAGTTTCGACGGGCTCTGCCGGCTCTATTGGCGCGCCTCGGTGGCGATCGCCCTGTCGCTCCGGCAGATCCTCGCTTTGCTGACAGAGAATGGCATTCCCGCCACGAGGCTACATCTTGCCGGCGGCCACAGGCGCAACCCGCTGCTGACCCGCCTTTATGCCGATGCGACCGGATTGCCGGTGGCGATATCGCCCACCGAGGACGTCGTCCTGCTCGGCTCCGCCATCCACGCCGCAACCGCCGCGGGCCTCGCCGACAGCCTCGGTGCTGCAGCGCGAACCATGCAGGCCGCGCCGTTGGAGATTAAACCTGACCCCGCGCTTTCGGACTACTATGCCGGCCAGTATCGCCGGCTCGAAATCCTGCAACGATGCCGCGAAGATCTAAAATCCGTCAGATGA
- a CDS encoding L,D-transpeptidase, with protein MHIRTLFLAISLTGLLAAAGCTTTNSSSTVMAPISAYAATSDDGVDLPRVPITQVDDKYRRQIINYQTDEAPGTIIVDTRERLLYLVLEDGKALRYGIGVGRDGFRWSGDAYIGRRAEWPTWYPPQAMIKRQPELKEYAGGMEPGVMNPLGARALYLYKNGNDTMFRIHGNPDWTSIGQAVSSGCIRMINQDIIDLYARVDPDKRTKVIVLEG; from the coding sequence ATGCACATTCGAACCCTTTTCCTGGCAATCTCGCTGACGGGCCTGCTCGCAGCCGCTGGCTGTACCACCACGAACAGTTCGTCAACGGTGATGGCGCCGATCTCAGCCTATGCGGCGACCAGTGACGACGGCGTCGACCTGCCGCGCGTGCCGATCACCCAGGTTGACGACAAATATCGCCGCCAGATCATCAACTACCAGACCGACGAGGCCCCCGGCACGATCATCGTCGATACCAGGGAACGGCTGCTTTATCTGGTGCTCGAGGATGGCAAGGCCTTGCGTTACGGCATCGGCGTCGGCCGCGACGGCTTCCGCTGGTCGGGCGACGCCTATATCGGCCGCCGCGCCGAATGGCCGACCTGGTATCCGCCGCAGGCCATGATCAAGCGCCAGCCGGAGCTGAAGGAATATGCCGGCGGCATGGAGCCCGGCGTGATGAACCCGCTCGGCGCGCGCGCGCTCTATCTCTACAAGAACGGCAATGACACGATGTTCCGCATCCACGGCAATCCGGACTGGACCTCGATCGGTCAGGCCGTCTCGTCCGGATGCATCCGCATGATCAACCAGGACATCATCGATCTCTATGCCCGCGTCGATCCCGACAAGCGCACCAAGGTGATCGTGCTCGAAGGCTGA
- the trpA gene encoding tryptophan synthase subunit alpha, whose protein sequence is MTERMEKRFAALKTEGRPALITYFMGGDPDFDTSLAIMKALPKAGADVIELGMPFSDPMADGPSIQMAGLRALKGGQTLAKTLELARRFRESDADTPIVMMGYYNPIYIYGVDRFIADALEAGIDGLIIVDLPPEMDNELCIPALAAGLNFIRLATPTTDGKRLPAVLKNTSGFVYYVSMNGITGSALPDPSLVGAAVARIKAHTDLPVCVGFGVKTAEHARLIGAAADGVVVGTALVNQIAGSLTADGKASKDTVDAVSTFVKGLSSGVRDARLAAAE, encoded by the coding sequence ATGACCGAACGTATGGAAAAACGCTTTGCCGCGCTGAAGACCGAGGGCCGGCCGGCGCTGATCACCTATTTCATGGGCGGCGATCCGGATTTCGATACCTCGCTCGCCATCATGAAGGCGCTGCCGAAGGCCGGCGCGGACGTGATCGAACTGGGCATGCCGTTTTCCGATCCGATGGCCGATGGCCCGTCGATCCAGATGGCGGGACTGAGGGCGCTGAAGGGCGGCCAGACGCTGGCCAAGACCCTGGAACTTGCCCGGAGGTTTCGCGAAAGCGACGCCGATACCCCGATCGTGATGATGGGCTATTACAATCCGATCTATATCTACGGCGTCGACCGCTTCATCGCAGATGCGCTGGAAGCTGGCATTGACGGGCTGATCATCGTCGACCTGCCGCCGGAAATGGACAATGAACTCTGCATACCGGCACTCGCGGCGGGTCTGAACTTCATCCGGCTTGCGACCCCCACCACGGACGGCAAGCGCCTGCCTGCGGTTTTGAAGAATACCTCCGGCTTCGTCTATTATGTCTCGATGAACGGGATCACCGGCTCGGCGCTGCCCGACCCCTCGCTGGTAGGCGCTGCGGTTGCGCGCATCAAGGCGCATACCGATCTGCCGGTCTGCGTCGGCTTCGGCGTCAAGACCGCCGAGCATGCCCGCCTGATTGGGGCGGCCGCAGATGGCGTGGTGGTGGGAACCGCGCTGGTCAACCAGATCGCCGGCAGCCTGACGGCCGATGGCAAGGCAAGCAAGGATACGGTCGATGCGGTTTCGACCTTCGTGAAAGGCCTTTCAAGCGGGGTGCGGGACGCGCGCCTTGCAGCCGCCGAGTAA
- the accD gene encoding acetyl-CoA carboxylase, carboxyltransferase subunit beta, producing the protein MNWITNYVRPRINSMFGRREVPENLWIKCPETGAMVFHTDLEENKWVIPSSGYHMKMPARARLADLFDDGAYEDLPQPKVAQDPLKFRDSKKYIDRLKENRAKTDQEDTIVAGLGTLEGLKLVAVVQEFKFMGGSLGMAAGEAIIQAFQRAIDEGCPLVIFPASGGARMQEGILSLMQMPRVTVMIEMMRDAGLPYVVVLTNPTTGGVSASYAMLGDLHIAEPGAEIGFAGRRVIEQTIREQLPDGFQTAEYLLEHGMVDMVVKRHDLAETLARLLKIMTGSPATPANALLEGPQSPQAISEEMPRAPLPADEAPVQQA; encoded by the coding sequence GTGAACTGGATTACCAATTACGTGCGGCCGCGGATCAATTCCATGTTCGGCCGCCGCGAGGTGCCCGAGAATCTGTGGATCAAGTGCCCCGAAACAGGCGCCATGGTGTTTCATACCGATCTGGAAGAAAACAAGTGGGTGATCCCGTCTTCCGGCTATCACATGAAGATGCCGGCGCGCGCGCGCCTTGCCGATCTGTTCGATGACGGCGCCTATGAGGATCTGCCGCAGCCGAAGGTGGCGCAGGATCCGCTGAAATTCCGCGATTCCAAGAAATATATCGACCGTCTGAAGGAAAACCGCGCCAAGACCGACCAGGAAGACACGATCGTCGCCGGTCTCGGCACGCTCGAGGGTCTGAAACTCGTTGCCGTTGTGCAGGAGTTCAAGTTCATGGGCGGCTCGCTCGGCATGGCCGCGGGCGAGGCGATCATCCAGGCCTTCCAGCGCGCGATCGACGAAGGCTGCCCGCTGGTGATCTTCCCGGCGTCCGGCGGCGCGCGCATGCAGGAGGGCATCCTGTCGCTGATGCAGATGCCGCGCGTGACGGTGATGATCGAGATGATGCGCGATGCGGGCCTGCCCTATGTCGTTGTGCTGACCAACCCGACCACCGGCGGCGTTTCGGCTTCCTATGCCATGCTCGGCGACCTGCATATCGCAGAACCCGGCGCCGAGATCGGTTTTGCCGGCCGCCGCGTGATCGAGCAGACCATTCGCGAACAGTTGCCGGACGGCTTCCAGACGGCGGAATACCTGCTCGAACACGGCATGGTCGACATGGTCGTCAAGCGCCATGATCTGGCCGAGACGCTGGCCAGGCTTTTGAAGATCATGACCGGGTCCCCGGCAACGCCCGCAAACGCGTTGTTGGAAGGACCGCAGTCGCCGCAGGCGATCTCCGAAGAGATGCCCCGCGCCCCGCTTCCTGCGGACGAAGCTCCGGTGCAGCAGGCCTGA
- a CDS encoding bifunctional folylpolyglutamate synthase/dihydrofolate synthase, with protein sequence MDNQSFGAAERVIEHLMQLHPKGFDLSLERIRVLLEKLGNPHLSLPPVIHIAGTNGKGSTTAFCRALLEASGLSVHVHSSPHLVRWHERFRIGGPGGASGYVDDMLLAETLSRVEAANGGAKATVFEMLTAATFVLFAEIPADVVILEVGLGGRFDATNVIDRPAVCVVMPISLDHQAYLGDRVELIAAEKAGIMKPGVPVVIGQQEYEAAEEVLIASADRLGCPLHVYGQDFSAHEEHGRLVYQDGDGLMDLPLPALPGRHQYANAAAAISAVKAAGFTLEEKAVETAMRSVFWPARLQRLTVGDLVTAAPAGSEIWLDGGHNPGAGEVIAEALAGFEERDPRPLFLIIGMINTKDPFGFFEHFAGLATYVYCAPIKGTEASIDPVALASSAADAGLSAEPVSSIGEALAAICMRARADQPAPRILIGGSLYFAGNALAENGTPPL encoded by the coding sequence ATGGACAACCAGTCATTCGGCGCTGCCGAGCGCGTGATCGAGCACCTGATGCAACTGCATCCGAAGGGCTTCGATCTGTCGCTTGAGCGGATCCGGGTTCTGCTCGAAAAGCTCGGCAATCCGCATCTCTCCCTGCCGCCGGTGATCCATATCGCCGGCACCAACGGCAAGGGTTCGACGACCGCCTTCTGCCGGGCGCTGCTGGAGGCCTCCGGCCTTTCGGTCCACGTTCATTCCTCGCCGCATCTGGTGCGCTGGCACGAGCGCTTCCGCATCGGCGGGCCGGGCGGCGCGAGCGGCTATGTCGACGACATGCTGCTGGCCGAAACGCTCAGCCGCGTCGAGGCCGCGAATGGCGGGGCCAAGGCCACCGTGTTCGAGATGCTGACGGCGGCGACGTTCGTGCTGTTCGCCGAAATTCCCGCCGATGTGGTGATCCTGGAAGTTGGCCTCGGCGGCCGGTTCGATGCCACCAATGTCATCGACAGGCCCGCCGTTTGCGTGGTCATGCCGATCTCGCTCGACCACCAGGCCTATCTCGGCGACCGGGTGGAACTGATCGCGGCGGAAAAGGCCGGCATCATGAAGCCCGGCGTGCCGGTGGTGATCGGCCAGCAGGAATATGAGGCGGCCGAGGAGGTGCTGATCGCCAGCGCCGACCGGCTCGGCTGTCCGCTTCACGTCTATGGCCAGGATTTTTCCGCCCATGAGGAACATGGCCGCCTTGTCTATCAGGATGGCGACGGTCTGATGGACCTGCCGCTGCCGGCTCTGCCGGGACGTCACCAATATGCCAATGCCGCCGCCGCGATCTCGGCCGTCAAGGCCGCCGGTTTCACGCTGGAGGAAAAGGCCGTCGAAACGGCCATGCGCTCCGTGTTCTGGCCCGCGCGCCTGCAGCGGCTGACCGTGGGCGACCTGGTGACGGCGGCTCCGGCGGGGTCGGAAATATGGCTCGACGGCGGCCACAATCCGGGCGCCGGAGAGGTCATCGCCGAGGCGCTGGCGGGCTTCGAGGAGCGCGATCCGCGTCCGCTGTTCCTGATAATCGGCATGATCAACACCAAGGACCCGTTCGGCTTTTTCGAACATTTCGCGGGCCTTGCGACCTATGTCTATTGCGCGCCGATCAAGGGCACGGAGGCCTCGATCGACCCCGTCGCGCTGGCATCCTCTGCGGCCGATGCCGGTCTTTCCGCCGAGCCGGTGTCCTCGATCGGCGAGGCGCTGGCGGCGATCTGCATGCGCGCGCGCGCCGACCAGCCGGCACCGCGTATCCTGATCGGCGGCTCGCTCTATTTCGCCGGCAATGCGCTTGCCGAAAACGGAACGCCGCCACTATAG
- a CDS encoding MmcB family DNA repair protein has translation MAIVDLHGKNPTADGRQSDRAIMVRRGVQHLLKHMRLSAIAEMTLRSGRRADLICLSEKGEIWIIEIKTSIEDFRVDRKWPEYREYCDRLFFATHADVPLDIFPEDCGLLLADRYGAEMIRPAPEHRLAPARRKVLTLAFARNAADRLTFAELALEKLEAEGIDVRI, from the coding sequence ATGGCGATTGTCGATCTACATGGAAAAAACCCGACGGCGGACGGCCGCCAGTCGGACCGCGCCATCATGGTGCGCCGCGGCGTCCAGCATCTGCTGAAACACATGCGCCTTTCCGCAATCGCCGAGATGACGCTGAGAAGCGGCCGGCGCGCCGACCTGATCTGCCTTTCGGAAAAGGGCGAGATCTGGATCATCGAGATCAAGACCTCGATCGAGGATTTCCGCGTCGACCGGAAATGGCCGGAATACCGCGAATATTGCGACAGGCTGTTCTTCGCCACCCATGCCGATGTGCCGCTCGATATCTTCCCCGAGGATTGCGGCCTGCTGCTTGCCGATCGCTACGGCGCCGAGATGATCCGCCCCGCGCCGGAACACCGGCTCGCCCCGGCCCGGCGCAAGGTGCTGACCCTTGCCTTCGCCCGCAACGCCGCCGACCGGCTGACCTTTGCCGAACTGGCGCTGGAAAAGCTGGAAGCCGAGGGCATCGACGTTCGAATCTGA